GGCCAGCACTTCGCGCAGGTTGTCGGCGTTGACGCCGCCGATGCCGACCAGCGACGGAATCACCGGCTGCATCACTTTCACGTAGGCCCGGAAGCGGCCCATGCCCTGCGGCTGGGTGGGCATGACCTTGGTGGTGGTCGGGAAGATCGCGCCAAGGGCGAGGTAGCTGGGCTGGATGGCCGCCACGCGCAGCATTTCGGCGTAGCCGTGCGTCGACACGCCCAGGCGCAGGCCCGAAGCGCGGATGGCGTCGAGGTCGGCGTCGTCCAGGTCTTCCTGGCCCAGGTGGATGCCGTAGATGCCGCTGTCGCCGCCGCAGGCCGCGTGGTGGTCGATCGCCACGCGCCAGTGGTCGTTGATGAACAGGCGTGACGCCGAGCCCTTGGCCGCGTTGGCGGCCCGGACCACTTCGGCGCGCACGGCGGCGGCATCGTCAGACTTGAAGCGCAACTGCACGGTCGGCACCTGCAGCGGTACCAGCCGCTCGATCCACGCGGCGGTGGGCATCACGGCGTAGAGGCCCAGGTCCGGCGGGCACTGGGCGAAGGCGGCGGGCGGCTGGTCCGGCGACGCCAGCGCGGGCTGCCGCACACGCGGGAAGCGGCCGAAATCGGCGGGCCACGCGGTGCTGCCCGGCTGCCAGGCGCGTGCGATGCACAGCGCGTCGTGGGCCGGGAAATGCAGCGACAGCGCCGCGGTCAGCACGGCCACGAACGCCGGCGAGTGCGGCGCGCCGTCATCGGCGTCCGATGCCAGCACCCAGGTGCCCATCCACGACCGCACGGTGTCGATCCAGCGGCCGCCCTCGCGCACGGTGGCGATCAGCACCGCATTGGCGCCGGCCACGCGATCGACCGCCGCTGCCGGCGCCTCGCCCTCGGCCAGCAGCACGTCGTGGCGGCCCAGCGTGGCGGGCGCGTCGGCCAGCGTCCACGCCTGCCACGGCGTGGCGTCGTGCCCGAACACCGGCGCGTAGCGCCGCGCCAGATCCTCGAACAATGCGGCGTCGATGGCCGCGGCTACGCCCTGGCGCGTCATGCGCGGTCCTCCGCGCCCTCGGCGTGCCAGAACGGCATGCCCACCACCGGCGTGCTGGCCTGCGCCACCTCGCGCTCGGGCATCGGCCCGGCCAGGTAGGCGGTGCGCCCGGCCTCCACGGCCAGCGCAAACGCGCGCGCCATGTTCACCGGATACGCGGCCTGCGCCACGGCCGTGTTCAGCAGCACGCCGTCGTAGCCCCATTCCAGCACCTGCGCCGCGTGCGACGGCAGGCCCAGCCCGGCATCGACGATCAGCGGCGTATCGGGCAGGCGGTCGCGCAGCGTGCGCATGGCGTGCGGATTCACCGCGCCCCGGCCCGTGCCGATCGGCGCGGCCCACGGCATCAGCGCCTGGCAGCCCACGTCCAGCAGGCGCCGGCACAGCACCAGGTCCTCGGTGCAGTACGGCAGCACCTTGAAACCTTCCTTGACCAGCGTCTCGGCCACGGCCGGCATGTTCAGCGTGTCGGGCTGCAGCGTGTAGTCGTCGCCAATCAGCTCCAGCTTGATCCAGTCGGTCTCGAACACCTCGCGCGCCATCATGGCCGTGGTGATGACCTCCTGCGCGGTGAAGCAGCCGGCGGTGTTGGGCAGCACCGGCACGCCCAGCGTGCGCAGCATCTGCCAGAACGTGTCGCCGCCCAGCGTCTGGCCGTCGCCGCTGCCCACCGCCGTCTGGCGGCGCAGCGCCACGGTGATCATGGCCGGGCGCGACGCCTCCACGGCCGCCTGCAGCGTGGCCGGCGACGGGTAGCGCGCGGTGCCCAGCAGCAGCCGGGAGTTGAACGATTCCCCGTACAGCACGAACGGATCGCGCAAGGTTTCAGTCGGTTCGAATGTCATGGTGTGGTCAGCCTCCCGTCACGGGTTGCACGAGGTCGATCTGGTCGCCCGCGTTGAGCGCGGTGGCCGCATGGGCGGCGCGCGGCACGAACTGGCCGTTCACGGCGGCCGCGAACGGCGGCGCGATGGCCGCGGCCGTCACGGCGTCCGCCAGCGTGGCGGCGTCTGGCAGGTCCAGCGGTTGGCCATTGAGCAGGATTTTCATGGTCGGGGGGTTCGGGTTAATGCAGCGTGCCGCCGGACGCGTCGGACCGCGCGCGCCGGCCGGATGATGCCGGGTCGGACACGGCCTCGATCATGCCGGGCCAGCGCAGCGCGGCCGGCACGGCGTGGGCGGCCGGATCGGCGTCCAGCATCGCGCGCACCACGTGGCAGGCGGCCTCGGTCACGGCCGGCGCGATCAGCCAGCCGTGGCGGTACAGGCCGTTGACGCGCACCACGCGGGCCCGCTGGTCCACGCGGATCGCGGGCAGGTGGTCGGGCCGGGTCGGGCGGCGCTGGACGTTGAGTTCCAGCACGCGCGCCTCGCCAAAGGCGGGATGCAGCGAATGGGCCGCCGACAGCAGCTCCAGCGCCGAGCGCACGCTCATCGGCGATTCGTCCTCGCTTTCCAGCTCGGTGGCGCCAATCACATACAGGTCGTTCGGCTTCGGCGCGATGTAGATCGGGTAGCGCGGATGCAGCAGGCGCACCGGGCGGTGCAGCTTCACGTCCGGCGCGTGGACGCGGACAACCTCGCCACGCAGCCCGCGCAGCCCCGGCAGCGCCTGGCCGCCGGCCGCGCCGGCTTCGGCCCATGCCGCGCGGGCGCCCAGGCCCCGGCAGTCCAGCACCACGCCGGCGTGGATGCCCAGCGCGGGCAGCGCATCGGCGTCGATCTCGCCCGCTTCCCACACGCAGTGCAGCCCTTCCTCGATCGCGCACGCCAGCAGCGCGCGCATGGCGCCACGGTTGTCGAGCTGGCCTTCGCCCTGCAGCAG
This sequence is a window from Cupriavidus pauculus. Protein-coding genes within it:
- a CDS encoding thiamine phosphate synthase, whose amino-acid sequence is MTRQGVAAAIDAALFEDLARRYAPVFGHDATPWQAWTLADAPATLGRHDVLLAEGEAPAAAVDRVAGANAVLIATVREGGRWIDTVRSWMGTWVLASDADDGAPHSPAFVAVLTAALSLHFPAHDALCIARAWQPGSTAWPADFGRFPRVRQPALASPDQPPAAFAQCPPDLGLYAVMPTAAWIERLVPLQVPTVQLRFKSDDAAAVRAEVVRAANAAKGSASRLFINDHWRVAIDHHAACGGDSGIYGIHLGQEDLDDADLDAIRASGLRLGVSTHGYAEMLRVAAIQPSYLALGAIFPTTTKVMPTQPQGMGRFRAYVKVMQPVIPSLVGIGGVNADNLREVLAVGVGSAAVVRAITEADDVPAAVAGLIGVFG
- the thiS gene encoding sulfur carrier protein ThiS, whose amino-acid sequence is MKILLNGQPLDLPDAATLADAVTAAAIAPPFAAAVNGQFVPRAAHAATALNAGDQIDLVQPVTGG
- a CDS encoding FAD-dependent oxidoreductase — protein: MTAVQSFDVAILGAGLAGRLSAWQLVRAGARVALVERGGPDGSGSAAHVAAAMLAPLAESAIAERRIVDLGIASVDLWRTWLQELPEPVFFQEDGTLVVWHARDRSEVSLFTGRMRAVAPPELVQARLRALDGNGVGQVEPALAGRFPQGLLLQGEGQLDNRGAMRALLACAIEEGLHCVWEAGEIDADALPALGIHAGVVLDCRGLGARAAWAEAGAAGGQALPGLRGLRGEVVRVHAPDVKLHRPVRLLHPRYPIYIAPKPNDLYVIGATELESEDESPMSVRSALELLSAAHSLHPAFGEARVLELNVQRRPTRPDHLPAIRVDQRARVVRVNGLYRHGWLIAPAVTEAACHVVRAMLDADPAAHAVPAALRWPGMIEAVSDPASSGRRARSDASGGTLH
- a CDS encoding thiazole synthase, producing the protein MTFEPTETLRDPFVLYGESFNSRLLLGTARYPSPATLQAAVEASRPAMITVALRRQTAVGSGDGQTLGGDTFWQMLRTLGVPVLPNTAGCFTAQEVITTAMMAREVFETDWIKLELIGDDYTLQPDTLNMPAVAETLVKEGFKVLPYCTEDLVLCRRLLDVGCQALMPWAAPIGTGRGAVNPHAMRTLRDRLPDTPLIVDAGLGLPSHAAQVLEWGYDGVLLNTAVAQAAYPVNMARAFALAVEAGRTAYLAGPMPEREVAQASTPVVGMPFWHAEGAEDRA